The genomic window GGCGGCCAGGCCGAAGTCGAGGAGCACCACCCGGCCCTTCGGCGTCACCATCACGTTCGACGGCTTGATGTCCCGGTGCAGCTTCCCCGCCTCGTGCAGCGCGGAGACGCCCGCGGCGAGCTGCCTCAGGGCCTCGCGGAGCCGCCGCTCGCGCTCGGCCGGATCGGACCCCGCCCGGACGTGGCGGAGGAAGTCCATGCCGTCCAGGAGCTCCATCGTCAGCACCCAGTTCCGCCCGTCGCAGATCAGCTCGTGGAGCGTGACCAGGTTGGGATGGACGACGTCGAGGAGCGTGCGGAATTCCCGCTTGAAGCGGAGCAACGCCACGGCCCCCGCGCGATTCATCGTCTTGAGGGCGACGTGCCGGCGGGCCTTGCGGTCGAAGGCGCGGAAGACGGTACCCATGCCGCCGCTGCCGAGCACGCCGTGGATGTCGAAGCCCTCGATGCGGGGCCAGCCGGGCTCCGGGGCGTCCTCGGGGGCCGGGGCTGGCCCCGGCCTCGCCGCCGGGATTCCCTCCGCCACCGGGGCGGGCATCTCGGCGGTCGGCCGGGGCGGAGGGCCGGGGGCCTCGGACGCATCCACCGTCCCCGTCAGGTCGGCCGGGGCGACTCCCCCGCGATCGAGCGAGGGGGACGTGAGGGCCATCGCGAACGAGCCGCCGGCGCGGATCGCCTCGTGGATCTCGAACTGGTCGCGGAGCGCCTGGGCATGGTCGGGGAATCGCCTCAGGTACTCGTCGAGCTGCGGGGCCTCGCCGTCCTCCTCGCGGAGGAGCACCTCGCCGTAGACCAGGTCCAGCAGCTCCGTGCTCCCGAGCCGGCCGATCCCCTCGCGTTCGAGGTACGCCTCCACGGGCATGCGGTCGCCCCGCCGCCAGCGGTCGCGGTGCACATCGACGGCCGCGCGGGCGATGGCCGCCGGCGTGGACAGGGCCTCGTCCGGCGAGGTCATGCTCGCGACTCGCCTGGAGGGTGCCGGAACATGCTAGTCGAGCCCCAGTTCCTCGGCCACCCGATCCACCGCGCGGGCCAGGCGCTTGCGGATCGCCTCCGGGCTGGCGCCACGCTCGGCGGCGATGTCGGCCCACTCGCGGCCCTGCTGGCGCTGCTCGAAGAGGGCGAGCTCCTCGGGCAGGAGCCTGCGCCTCGCCGCCTCCAGCAGGTCGCGCGCGGCGACCTCGCGGCTCGGCGAGGCGCCCCGGCCCGGGATCGCGTCGATGCCCGGGCCGGAGGCCGAGTCGCCCGCGGCATCGCCGCCCATGGCCTCGACCCGGCGGAAGTCCCGGCGCTGGGCGCGCTGGCCCTTGACCGCGCCGGCCAGCTTGTTGCGGGTCATCGTCGCCAGGAGCTTGAGCAGCTGCTCGGGCGACTCGATCTGGTACTGCCCCATCGCCGCGCGGACGAAGAAGCTGGCGAGCACGGACTGGCAGATGTCCATCGAGTCGAGCAGGCGATTGAGCCGCGTGTCCACGAGCCGCACGCGGGCCGCGCGCCGGATCGCCGGCTCGTACCGCCTCACGAGCTCCGCGGCGGCGACCTGGTCGCCCTCCCGGACGCGGCGGATCAAGGACTCGAAACTGTCCGCCGGCGCTTCGGTTCCGGTCATGGCACGTTCACCTCGGTTCGAGCCTCCGGGCCGCTCGCCCGGCCGCCGTCGCGGCCACACCGCCGAGCTTGCCCAAGCATACGTCCGACAGCGGCCTCCGTGTCAATAATCCCGCGCCGACGCGCCCGCATGGCCGCCGATGCGATGCGGCCTCGGGCCCGGCGACTCCGCGTCCGACCCCCTTCGCAGCGGCGATAACTCGGCGTGATGAATGGTTCATTGCTTGCGGTCGGGCGTTCGATGAAGCGGGCAATGGCAGGCATCGAAGTCGAGGGAGCGGGTGAGATATGAGCAAGTCGATGCGGTTCCGGTCTCGGGTGGCGGCCTCGTTCATCGCGGCTGGCCTGGTCCTCATGATCGGCGGGACGCGGGCCGGCGCGGCGGCGCCGGGACAGCACGGTTCCCGCGGCGGCGGCCATGCGGGCGCCGGCCCCCGGATGAATGCGGCCCACGGGCATGGCCCCAATGTGAGGTACGGCGGCGGGCACGGCTACGGCCACGGTTACTGGCGCGGACGCGGGTGGTACGGCGGCTGGTATCGGCCTTACGTCTACCCCGTGCGCCACCCGTATCCTTACTACCCTCCTTATCCGTATCCGTACCCGACGACCAACTGGTATCCGTGGGTCCCCGGATACTAATCCGCCGGAGCGACGGGGGCCCGAACCACGCGGACGGTCCGCGCCGGGAAATGGTGCGGCCCGTCCGCATCATTGACGACGGATGACCCGGCGTGGTTCGCCCGCTTGCCGGGCTCGGGGGGCATGATGCCCACGCTGAATCCCTATCGGTCCAAAGCTCGAGCGCGGGCGGGGCATGGATTTCACGGTTCGGGGCGATCTTCACGCCCGTGGGCCGAGTCCGCCGGGCCCGACGCGGCCGCCTGCTCGATCCGACGGACGAGGTCCCGGCGGACGGCCTCCGGGCCTTCCTCCTGCCAGAGGGCCAGCCACTTCGGGTCGGCCCATTCGAGGAATAGAGGCCGTCGGGCGGCGGAGT from Aquisphaera giovannonii includes these protein-coding regions:
- a CDS encoding RNA polymerase sigma factor, translating into MTGTEAPADSFESLIRRVREGDQVAAAELVRRYEPAIRRAARVRLVDTRLNRLLDSMDICQSVLASFFVRAAMGQYQIESPEQLLKLLATMTRNKLAGAVKGQRAQRRDFRRVEAMGGDAAGDSASGPGIDAIPGRGASPSREVAARDLLEAARRRLLPEELALFEQRQQGREWADIAAERGASPEAIRKRLARAVDRVAEELGLD